The window CGCCGTGATGGTCGACCATCGTACTCGTATCGCCGTATCGATTCTGTGCGGGATCACGGCGCTCAACGCCGAACTCGAGGTGGGCACGTTCGGGTGCCTGTAACACCTTGTCCGCGAGCGTGTCGGCGCGGCGGCCATCCGGATAAAAGTGCTCGGAGGCATGTTCGTGGCCGAGCGCCGTCTCGCGGTCGACGCCGGTTAGTTCGGCAAGTGCACTGTTCCACTCGATGATGACGCCGTCGGCGTCGAGGATAAACGTCGGCACACCGGTCGCATCGAACAGTTGCTGATAGCCAGCCCGACGCACTAGATCGCCCTGTGCAGCGGCTACCCCGTCGGCGCGTGTCGATTCCCCAGACGCTGACGCTCGAGACGCAGCACTCGAGTCGTCGGATCGATCACCTACCCGCGGTTGTGACATTGTGAGTCATTCCCATGACTCGCCGAGAAGGAGGTAAAGCTGATGGCAACGTGGCATTCCAGAAACATAACGGCGGTCCCTCAGACGCGTTGTTCGTGGCCGATCTCGCCGAGGCCGTGGTCCATGCTCGTGTTTTCGATGAGGTCGTCGACCGCGAGCCAGGCAACGAGTGCCGTCTCGCCGTTGACCTCTTTTTTGATGATGCCGTCAACGTATTCGTGTTGGCCGGTACCGCCGTCCATGACCGAGCCTGTGTCGTCAATCTGGGACTCGCGGTAGGTCACGGCCTGTGAGACGTCCGTAACGCGGATGCCGAGTTTCTGCGTGTCGTCATCGCGCTCTAAGACGACAATATAGTGGTCATCAGATGGTTCGTTGCGCTCGACATCGAGCATCGCCGTCGGATCGAGCACACCCGTGATCTCGCCGCGCAGGTCGGTTACACCGTCAATTGCGTCCGGCCCGCGTGGGAAGCGGGTGATCTCTTTCATCTCAACGATCGCGCTGATGCGGTCGATCTCGATCGCATAGCGGTTCTCGTTGAGGAAAAACTCGAGCATCTGGACCGTCTCCTCGTCGTTGTGCGCCGAGGCGACGAGCGAGTTGTCGCGGTCGAACACCTGCTCGCCGTCGGCCGTCGCTTCGCCGTAGGTGTTTGCACCCTGGCCGATCGCCGTCGCGTCGACGGTCGCTTCACCAACGCGTTCGTCGATCGTAACCGTATCCGACATCCCCGCGATTGCACCCTGCAGTGAGGCCGCCGCGACGCCGTCGTTCTGTTCGTCAGTCGATGGCTCGAGGGTGCGCTCGTCGTAGGTGACTGTCTCACCGGCGCTGTCAGCGTCGTCGCCGCTGGTGTCAGTTTCTGCGCCCTCACCTGCAGCCACAGCATCGTCAGTTGTAGACTCGTTGGCTTCGCTCGAGTCAGCAGGTTCTGACTCGTCAACGTCACCGGTTTCGTCCGGTTCGTCGTCCCCGGCGGCTGCGTTTTCATCAGCCGTGTCTGCGTCATCATCAGCCGCATCGACGGCATCGTCGTCGGTAGCCGCGTCTGGTGCGTGCGTTTCAGCACTCGAGTCAGTCTCATCCACATCGCCGTCAGTACCGACGGTGGTCTCCTCGGGCGTCTCCGCATCGTCCCCGTCCTCGTTCGAGTCGCTCGAGTCGCTTGTGCGATTCCGAATGTTTCGGATTCGTTCGGCTCTGTCGTCAGTCATGCCGGCACCTCTCTGTCTCGGGTCGTAACGCGTGTCTCAATCGTCTCAGCCATTGTTGTAAACTCCGCTTGCATATCGACTTCCTCTTCGACCGCAAACACCGATGAGCCGGCTTCGAACGCCCGCTGGAGCGCGACTCGCTTGCGGATCTCGAACAGTGGCACGTCCGGCAGCGCCTCGTCGAACCACTCGAGCATCTGGTCCGCCTGATTCGTGTGTTCGACGCGGTTTGCGACGAGTGCAATCGGCTCGATCTGGACATCGTGGTCCATTTCGAGCGAGCCAGTGTAATCGAACAGTAACTCGAGCGAGCGCTTGCTCGTCGATTCGGCGAGTGCGGGGATCACGAGCTGTTCGGTCGCACAGAGTGCGTTATCGGTGATTAACCCGAGTTGCGGTGGACAGTCAACGACGACAAAATCGTAGCCACGGGCCGCTTCGAGCGAACTGAGAAGGGCGTCGAGTTGCATCTCAGCGTCGTCCTGTTCGACGAGGACCGAGTGCGCGGCGTTCATGTCGACGTTGCTCGCGATGACGTCCATCTCGGGGTGGTCGTAGACCAACTCCTCGGCGGTGACACTCGTCGGATCGACGAGGGCGTCAAGCAGCGTCGGCGGCTCAGCGTCGTACGCCTCGAGCAAGCCGAGCCCCTCGGTTGCGTTGCCCTGTGGGTCCAGGTCGACGAACAGGACGTTCTGTCCGCGTTCGTTCAACGCACCGGCGAGGTTGATCGCCACGGTCGTCTTGCCGACACCGCCTTTCTGATTTGTCACACACAGCCGAGCAGATCCCGCCATTCGCTTGGGTCGTTTCAACTCTGCCTACATAACTCACACGGCCAACTGGGCCGAGTAAGCGGTATTTCTGCCGGATTCGCTCTCTCGCGTGTGTGCGATCTGAGACGCAGTCAATTCCTGAAATAAATCAGAGAAATAAACCTCGTCGGCCGAATTCTTTATGCGGCGAACATCACAACCCAGTTCCATGGCAGTGAGTATATCGACCGTCGACGACATGACCACGCGCAGTCGCCACACCCAGCAACTGGGTGCGTTCGACCGCCGTCGGTCTCTCTGGAGCCGATCCGGTCCGTCGACGACGTCGACACAACTGCCAGATCGACATCGACCGAGAACCAGTATGATACGTCTCGTCGTCACCACCACCTCACGACCGCATCGACCGATCCCCACACTCAAGCCCACCGCTAACGCTGTCGGTGGCTGCGAGACGGGAAGCGCACACCCGGCGGCCGCCCTCGCGGCGACCGACCGCCACTGTGCAGGCACGCACTGATGGTCCGAGCCGTCATCGCTGACGACTCTGCGGTCATGCGCGAAACGCTCGGAAAGATTCTCGAGGCCGGCGGCTTAGACGTCGTCGGTCGGGCGAAAAACGGCACTGAAGCGGTCGAGCTCATTACCGATCTCGAGCCCGATGTTGCAACGATCGACATCCAGATGCCGGGGCTGACTGGCCATGAGGTGATTGAACAGGTGATGGCCACAAAGCCGACGCCGATGCTGGTTATCAGTTCACAGACAACGAAAAACGCGGATGCGACCTTCGACGCGCTCGAGGCGGGCGCAGTCGACTTTATCGCGAAACCATCTGGGGACAACTCGGTTGATATCTGGTCGAAACAGGACGAGATCGTCGATCAGGTGCGGGCAGTCGCACAGGCAGCAGTCGGGCAGGTAGAGACAAACTCGCGACCGACACGCGAGACACAGCGCCCCGAGTCGACGGCGATCGACGTTTCGGCGGAGTTCCCGAACGATCCGACGCTGATCATCGGTGCATCGACTGGCGGCCCGCGGGTCGTCGAACAGGTGCTCTCCGAGCTTCCCGAGCGAGCAGGGTTACGAATTCTGGTAGTTCAACACATGGCTGATCATTATACGGAACGGTTTGCGAATCGACTGAACGAACGAACGACCTACGAGATCAAAGAAGCCCGCGAGACCGAGACGGTCGGTCCGGGCGAGGCGCTCTTGGCGAAAGGCGGCACACATATGGCCGTCTCCGGCTGGTCTCGAGGCGAACTGACCGTGGTCCACGACGACGGCCCGCAGCGACACAACGTCAAGCCAGCAATCGACGTGACGATGGAGACAGCCGCTGACACCGTCCGTGGCAATCTCGCGGGCGTCATCATGACCGGCATGGGCGCAGATGGTGCCGACGGACTGGCAGCGATCAAAGACGCTGGTGGCAAAGCTATCGTCCAAGACGAGGCTACCTCTCGCGTCTACGGCATGCCCAAAGTCGCCGCTGAGCGCGTCGACGTGGATATGACGCTGCCGAAGGACCGACTCGCCGAGGGCGTTGTCAACGCCTTCCGGGGGTGGTCCGCATGAGCGACGCCATGAGCACGTTCGTTCAGGAAAGTCAAGAGGATATCCGCAAACTCAACAACGCCCTGCTCGACCTCGAGGACGACCCCTCGAGTTCGGATGCCATCGAGACGGTGTTCCGAGTCGCACACAACCTGAAAGGCAATTTCGGCGTGATGGGCTATACGAAAGCGAGCAATCAGGCCCACGCAATCGAGGACTTACTCGATTGTATCCGCGATGGCGAACTCGCCGTCACCGGCGAGCGGATGGACCTTATCTTCCGCGGCGTCGACAACCTCGAGGCGATGGTCAACGAGATTTCGGCCACTGGCGAGACAGAAACCGAGCCGGAGGAGTCCATCGCAGAGATTCGCGAGTCGATTGAGGCGGGCGACGACGGCGACGCCGTGGCCGCTGGCGACACTGCTGATGACGACGCAGACGCCGCAGTCGACGGCCACGAGGTGCCACTCGAGGCGCTCGCCGAGGACGTCGATCTCGAGGACGACGCACAACTGTACCGCGCGGTCATCGACATCGACAACGAGGACGCGCCACACGTCGACGCGATGTTCGTCCTCGATGCGACCAACGATGAGTACGACCTCGTCCGAACGGTCCCCGGCGACGACATTCTCGAGTCCGACGAGTTCGGTGGCGTCTTCGATGCGTATCTGTTGACCGACTCGGTCGTCACCGCCGACGACATCGCGGGCTTCTACGAGGAGAGTCGCTACGTCGCCGACGTCAATGTCGAGTCCGTCACGGACGACGTCCTCGCCGGGCCGGCCGATGAGAGCGACGACGCAGACGAACAAGAGGCGGACGACGACAGTTCCGGTAGCAGTTCCGGCGCCTCACAGGGCACCCAGGAAGTCGAGTCCATCCGCGTCGACGTCGATCAGGTCGACCAACTTTACAACCAAGTCGAAGAGATGGTCACCAGCCGGATCAAGCTCCGTAAGATCATCGAGGAACACAACCTCGTCGAAGCTGAAGACGAACTCGAGGAACACGGCAAGATCACCTCGAGTCTCCAGGATACCGTCCTCGAGATTCGACTGGTGCCACTGAAGAAAATCGTCGGTAACTTCCCGCGAGTCGTCCGGGACATCTCCCGCGATCAGGGCAAGGAAATCGACTTCCAGATGGATGGCGTTGATATCGAGATGGATCGCTCGATCCTGAACGAACTGGGTGATCCGCTGATGCACCTCATTCGAAATGCGGTCGATCACGGAATCGAGTCACCCGACGAGCGCGAGGCAAATGGCAAGTCACGCGAGGGGACGATCAAACTCATCGGTGAGCGCGAACGCGACCGCGTCTCGATCACCGTCGAAGACGACGGCAAGGGTCTCGAGGTCGAAGAGATTCGAGAGAAGGCAGTCGAGCAAGGTGTCAAGACCGAGGAGGAAGCCGCCGTACTCGATGACTCGGAAGTGTACGATCTCATTTTCCACCCTGGCTTCTCAACGACCGAGGAGGTCACCGAGGTCAGCGGCCGTGGCGTCGGCATGGACGTCGTGAATCAGGTCGTCCGCGGTGTCGATGGCTCGATCAACGTCGAAAGCGAACCCGGCAACGGAACGAGCATTACGCTGATGCTACCCGTCAGCGTCGCCATTGTTCGCGTCCTGTTCGTTACGGTTGGTGACGAGAACTACGGCGTCCCGATCAAAAACATCGACGAAATCTCGGAGTTCGCAGACGTCTCGGTCGAATCTGTCGAGGGACGGCCGACGATCACGCACGACGGCAACGTCTTCCCACTACTCTCGCTCGGTGAGCACCTCGATGTACCCGAAACTGACCCCGGCGAGGACGACATGGTCATCCGGATCAAGGACACGGTTCGGCAGGTCTGTCTGCGCTGTTCTGACGTCGTCGGCCAAGAAGAGGTCGTCATCAAGCCGTTCGAGGGTATCCTGAGCGGTGCCCCAGGCATCAGCGGTGCGTCGGTACTTGGTGAAGGTGAAGTCGTGATGATCCTCGACGTCGAAACGCTCTAAGCAACTCTCTTTTCGTGGAACTGAGAGCGAAACGCCGACTCAGCAACTGAGTTGAGGGCAACGGCTATTTGACCCGTTCACGCAGGGTAGCAGTGTATGTTGGACGGAGAGCAGCGCAGTCACCGCAGGAACAGGAGTGAGCGACGAGTACGCTGGGCTCTCGGAGGGTGCTAATGGCCGACGTGCCGGAACAACTTGCGCCGTCAGATATCGATATCGAAGCCCGAGAGCCACGTCACCGCCTCGACGACCCAGTTCTCCTGGCGTGGGCTGTCTCCGAAACCGAGGTCATCGAGTGGGCCATTGACCTCTCGAGTGACGGAATCGCCCACGTCGTCTGTCGCGATAGCTACGACAAGGCGGCACCCGAAACCGTTACGAGCGAAGTAATCCCGACTACGGAACCGATTCCACAGGAACTGGCGCTGGCACTGACGAACTACGCGGGCCAGTTCGGGCCGATCGAGACGATTGTCAATCCTATAACCTCGAGCGAGTGAGTCCAAAGACGCCGCTCGAATCGGTCGCACAAATGACCGTTCGTCGCCCCCTCGAGTCAGGTTTGGACACAGGTACCGACGGCGAGTAATTTCGAGGAGGACAGACACAGAATAAAAATAGTCAATCGGGCAACATTGTTAAGTTATCTGGGTGTATTGGACCGTTCATGGACGTACTGATTACGGATGATTCTGGGTTCATGCGGGATCTCCTCCGCGAAATCCTCGAAGAGGATCATACGATCGTCGGCGAAGCCGAGAACGGTGTCGAAGCAGTTGAACTGTATCAAGAAGAGACACCGGATATCGTCTTTATGGATATTGTGATGCCGATCAAAGACGGCATCGAAGCGACCGACGAGATCACGGATCTGGACCCCAACGCGAAAGTCGTCATGTGTACCAGTGTCGAACAGGCCGAGCAGATGAAAGAATCGATCAAAGCTGGTGCTGAGGGATACATCACGAAGCCGTTCCAGAAGGAAAGCGTGCTCGAGGAACTCAACAGCATCGTCGCCGGGTAATCCGCCATGGAAATCGATATTCGGGAACTCGAGACCTACCAGGAACTCGCAC is drawn from Natronolimnobius sp. AArcel1 and contains these coding sequences:
- a CDS encoding chemotaxis protein CheW, with translation MTDDRAERIRNIRNRTSDSSDSNEDGDDAETPEETTVGTDGDVDETDSSAETHAPDAATDDDAVDAADDDADTADENAAAGDDEPDETGDVDESEPADSSEANESTTDDAVAAGEGAETDTSGDDADSAGETVTYDERTLEPSTDEQNDGVAAASLQGAIAGMSDTVTIDERVGEATVDATAIGQGANTYGEATADGEQVFDRDNSLVASAHNDEETVQMLEFFLNENRYAIEIDRISAIVEMKEITRFPRGPDAIDGVTDLRGEITGVLDPTAMLDVERNEPSDDHYIVVLERDDDTQKLGIRVTDVSQAVTYRESQIDDTGSVMDGGTGQHEYVDGIIKKEVNGETALVAWLAVDDLIENTSMDHGLGEIGHEQRV
- a CDS encoding ParA family protein produces the protein MAGSARLCVTNQKGGVGKTTVAINLAGALNERGQNVLFVDLDPQGNATEGLGLLEAYDAEPPTLLDALVDPTSVTAEELVYDHPEMDVIASNVDMNAAHSVLVEQDDAEMQLDALLSSLEAARGYDFVVVDCPPQLGLITDNALCATEQLVIPALAESTSKRSLELLFDYTGSLEMDHDVQIEPIALVANRVEHTNQADQMLEWFDEALPDVPLFEIRKRVALQRAFEAGSSVFAVEEEVDMQAEFTTMAETIETRVTTRDREVPA
- the cheB gene encoding chemotaxis-specific protein-glutamate methyltransferase CheB, producing the protein MVRAVIADDSAVMRETLGKILEAGGLDVVGRAKNGTEAVELITDLEPDVATIDIQMPGLTGHEVIEQVMATKPTPMLVISSQTTKNADATFDALEAGAVDFIAKPSGDNSVDIWSKQDEIVDQVRAVAQAAVGQVETNSRPTRETQRPESTAIDVSAEFPNDPTLIIGASTGGPRVVEQVLSELPERAGLRILVVQHMADHYTERFANRLNERTTYEIKEARETETVGPGEALLAKGGTHMAVSGWSRGELTVVHDDGPQRHNVKPAIDVTMETAADTVRGNLAGVIMTGMGADGADGLAAIKDAGGKAIVQDEATSRVYGMPKVAAERVDVDMTLPKDRLAEGVVNAFRGWSA
- the cheA gene encoding chemotaxis protein CheA, whose amino-acid sequence is MVRMSDAMSTFVQESQEDIRKLNNALLDLEDDPSSSDAIETVFRVAHNLKGNFGVMGYTKASNQAHAIEDLLDCIRDGELAVTGERMDLIFRGVDNLEAMVNEISATGETETEPEESIAEIRESIEAGDDGDAVAAGDTADDDADAAVDGHEVPLEALAEDVDLEDDAQLYRAVIDIDNEDAPHVDAMFVLDATNDEYDLVRTVPGDDILESDEFGGVFDAYLLTDSVVTADDIAGFYEESRYVADVNVESVTDDVLAGPADESDDADEQEADDDSSGSSSGASQGTQEVESIRVDVDQVDQLYNQVEEMVTSRIKLRKIIEEHNLVEAEDELEEHGKITSSLQDTVLEIRLVPLKKIVGNFPRVVRDISRDQGKEIDFQMDGVDIEMDRSILNELGDPLMHLIRNAVDHGIESPDEREANGKSREGTIKLIGERERDRVSITVEDDGKGLEVEEIREKAVEQGVKTEEEAAVLDDSEVYDLIFHPGFSTTEEVTEVSGRGVGMDVVNQVVRGVDGSINVESEPGNGTSITLMLPVSVAIVRVLFVTVGDENYGVPIKNIDEISEFADVSVESVEGRPTITHDGNVFPLLSLGEHLDVPETDPGEDDMVIRIKDTVRQVCLRCSDVVGQEEVVIKPFEGILSGAPGISGASVLGEGEVVMILDVETL
- the cheY gene encoding chemotaxis protein CheY, which gives rise to MDVLITDDSGFMRDLLREILEEDHTIVGEAENGVEAVELYQEETPDIVFMDIVMPIKDGIEATDEITDLDPNAKVVMCTSVEQAEQMKESIKAGAEGYITKPFQKESVLEELNSIVAG